The Streptomyces venezuelae genomic interval CGACACGGCGCTGCGGCTCGGCCAGACGGGCCCCTTCCCCGCCCCCGCCGAGCTCCCCACGATCCCCGGCCGCGAGGTCGCCGGCACCGTCGACGCGCTCGGCGAGGGCACCGACCCGTCCTGGCTCGGCAAGCGGGTCGTCGCCCACCTCGGCATGGCCCCGGGCGGATACGCGGAGCTCGCCGTCACCGACGCGGCCCGCCTGCACGCCCTCCCCGACCACCTCGGCGAGGCGGAGGCCGTCGCCATGATCGGCACCGGCCGCACGACCCTGGGCATCCTCCAGTTCACCGAGCTCGGCCCCGACTCGGTCGCGATCGTCCCGGCCGCCGCGGGCGGCATCGGCACCCTGCTCGTCCAGTACGCGAAGAACGCCGGCGCCACCGTCGTCGGCCTCGCCGGCGGCCCCGCGAAGGTCACGCTCGTCGAGGCGAACGGCGCCGACCTCGCCGTCGACTACAAGGAGCCGGACTGGCAGGAGAAGGTCCGCGCGTACCTCGAGGAGCTCGGGCTCTCCGCGACCGTCGTCTTCGACTCGGTCGGCGGCGACACCGGCCGCGCCGCCGTCGACCTCCTCGGCGAGGGCGGGCAGCACGTCGTGTTCGGCTGGTCGGGCGCGGGCCTGCACGACGGCGAGC includes:
- a CDS encoding zinc-binding dehydrogenase, which codes for MHAIRLHAFGPAENLTHEETADPVPAPGQVRIRVAAAGVHLLDTALRLGQTGPFPAPAELPTIPGREVAGTVDALGEGTDPSWLGKRVVAHLGMAPGGYAELAVTDAARLHALPDHLGEAEAVAMIGTGRTTLGILQFTELGPDSVAIVPAAAGGIGTLLVQYAKNAGATVVGLAGGPAKVTLVEANGADLAVDYKEPDWQEKVRAYLEELGLSATVVFDSVGGDTGRAAVDLLGEGGQHVVFGWSGAGLHDGEPLTFTPEELAERGITSESVLGPVMIQKAGGDVRNLELAALAAAADGSLRPAVHRFPLEKAAEAHRALETRGTTGKVVLIP